Proteins from a single region of Hordeum vulgare subsp. vulgare chromosome 6H, MorexV3_pseudomolecules_assembly, whole genome shotgun sequence:
- the LOC123403787 gene encoding ubiquitin carboxyl-terminal hydrolase 21-like isoform X3, with amino-acid sequence MADDGAAASLSQPSPAQSGLDSVDDEYMPSAPSFPDSQQLNSESISAIVDESKKLCSPPSPTGNECDVEQLQLESEELLDDSGLLDGETKQQSEPLTTDEPSSVDEIKKWGVETKQHSPPVHNTKHWSSNRALEPSDNENKPLSLFYSRFRQPQTVGAGLRNMGNTCFLNATLQCITHTVPLFKKIRCTDHSTPCSYDKDGFCSFCALKEHIEESIRRSGSVLVPARFKDNLRKLSSDFIPGQQEDAHEFLRCLLDNLHKCTLDPKSKGKPSSFDEESIVKQVFGGRLKSQLSCRDCGHCSETFEPFLDLSLEIDQVDDLVAALESFTKVEQVGDDENKLTCESCKVQACKDKRLVLDKAPDVIAFQLKRFTTLDNSIEKIDKHVAYPSELDLTPFHNNPDKEELKYDLYGVVEHSGLPNYGHYVCTIRSSPNTWHLMNDSNVDSITETCALNQEAYILFYVRQGMFPWFSSLLEEARSGASPVSVLDNIDADCLTSSNRSRDDKFDIGETSESKTSLLAKEPTKRSSVDASNSTSKKEETTPLRISPLRASLQDDVGMRRAPSATEITNLERPSTPPPLPKRPLSIDTYDVFKFEEFEDKDTPLMPKSEHQPKVKKPKAASASKSVKGPCVDKNATRLMRGMPSARRKGLLDCLNSQHNVAQGPRRGSRSDPLGKKKRKLDTTSVAVLQY; translated from the exons AGCGGCTTGGATTCAGTGGATGATGAATACATGCCAAGTGCACCTTCTTTTCCTGATAGCCAGCAGCTCAATTCTGAG AGCATTTCTGCTATAGTAGATGAATCAAAAAAGTTGTGTTCACCACCTTCACCTACGGGTAATGAATGTGATGTGGAACAACTTCAGCTGGAATCTGAGGAATTATTG GATGACTCAGGTTTGCTagatggggaaacaaagcagCAGTCAGAACCCCTTACCACAGATGAACCCAGTTCTGTT GATGAAATCAAAAAATGGGGGGTGGAAACTAAGCAGCATTCACCACCCGTTCATAACACTAAGCATTGGAGCTCAAAT CGTGCTCTTGAACCTTCTGACAATGAAAATAAGCCGCTCTCCTTATTTTATTCTCGCTTCAGACAACCCCAGACAGTG GGAGCTGGTCTACGGAATATGGGGAACACATGCTTCTTAAATGCAACTCTTCAGTGCATCACTCATACTGTCCCACTTTTTAAGAAGATCCGCTGCACTGATCACTCTACTCCATGTTCAT ATGACAAAGATGGGTTCTGTTCCTTTTGCGCTCTTAAAGAACACATTGAAGAATCAATTCGAAGGTCTGGATCTGTTTTAGTGCCAGCAAGGTTCAAAGATAATTTAAGAA AATTATCGTCAGATTTTATACCAGGACAGCAAGAGGATGCACATGAGTTCCTTCGTTGCTTGCTGGATAACTTGCACAAATGCACCCTTGATCCCAAGTCAAAGGGGAAGCCCTCATCTTTTGATGAGGAAAGTATTGTCAAACAGGTGTTTGGTGGTCGGCTTAAAAGCCAG TTGTCATGCCGTGATTGTGGTCACTGTTCGGAGACATTTGAGCCCTTCCTGGATCTCAGCTTGGAGATTGATCAGGTTGATGACCTCGTTGCTGCTTTGGAATCTTTTACCAAGGTGGAGCAAGTTGGTGATGATGAGAACAAGCTCACCTGTGAAAGTTGTAAAGTTCAAGCTTGTAAGGATAaacggcttgtgcttgataaagcACCTGATGTCATCGCATTTCAACTCAAGCGCTTCACCACCCTTGACAATTCCATTGAAAAGATTGACAAACATGTGGCATACCCATCAGAACTTGATTTGACGCCATTCCACAATAATCCAGATAAGGAG GAACTAAAGTATGATCTTTATGGCGTTGTTGAGCATTCTGGCTTACCTAACTATGGCCATTATGTGTGCACTATTCGTTCTTCACCAAACACCTGGCACTTGATGAATGACTCCAAT GTTGATTCTATTACTGAGACATGTGCACTAAACCAGGAAGCATATATACTGTTCTATGTTAGGCAGGGCATGTTTCCATGGTTCTCAAGTTTGCTAGAGGAGGCCAGGAGTGGTGCATCTCCTGTGTCAGTTCTGGATAATATAGATGCAGACTGTTTAACATCCAGTAATAGGAGTCGTGATGATAAGTTTGACATCGGTGAAACAAGTGAAAGCAAAACATCTCTCCTTGCCAAGGAACCAACTAAGAGATCTTCAGTTGATGCTTCCAACAGCACAAGCAAAAAAGAAGAAACCACTCCACTTAGAATCAGTCCACTCAGAGCATCTCTCCAAGATGATGTGGGGATGAGGCGTGCCCCTAGTGCTACAGAAATCACCAATCTGGAGAGaccatcaactccacctccaCTTCCCAAGAGACCGCTCTCTATTGATACCTATGATGTGTttaagtttgaggaatttg AGGACAAGGACACTCCTTTGATGCCAAAGTCTGAGCATCAACCGAAGGTGAAGAAACCAAAGGCTGCTTCTGCATCTAAATCTGTTAAGGGCCCTTGTGTCGACAAAAATGCAACACGGTTGATGAGGGGCATGCCATCCGCACGAAGAAAAGGCTTGCTGGACTGCTTGAACTCACAGCACAATGTTGCGCAGGGGCCCCGCAGGGGCTCTCGAAGTGACCCTCTAGGCAAAAAGAAGAGGAAGCTGGACACCACCTCGGTGGCAGTTCTTCAGTACTAA
- the LOC123403787 gene encoding ubiquitin carboxyl-terminal hydrolase 21-like isoform X1, with the protein MADDGAAASLSQPSPAQCDISQENGDEKSKQCQPFFSMCEPLQAVSYPNSWDSVCAPAATEPCQTSGLDSVDDEYMPSAPSFPDSQQLNSESISAIVDESKKLCSPPSPTGNECDVEQLQLESEELLDDSGLLDGETKQQSEPLTTDEPSSVDEIKKWGVETKQHSPPVHNTKHWSSNRALEPSDNENKPLSLFYSRFRQPQTVGAGLRNMGNTCFLNATLQCITHTVPLFKKIRCTDHSTPCSYDKDGFCSFCALKEHIEESIRRSGSVLVPARFKDNLRKLSSDFIPGQQEDAHEFLRCLLDNLHKCTLDPKSKGKPSSFDEESIVKQVFGGRLKSQLSCRDCGHCSETFEPFLDLSLEIDQVDDLVAALESFTKVEQVGDDENKLTCESCKVQACKDKRLVLDKAPDVIAFQLKRFTTLDNSIEKIDKHVAYPSELDLTPFHNNPDKEELKYDLYGVVEHSGLPNYGHYVCTIRSSPNTWHLMNDSNVDSITETCALNQEAYILFYVRQGMFPWFSSLLEEARSGASPVSVLDNIDADCLTSSNRSRDDKFDIGETSESKTSLLAKEPTKRSSVDASNSTSKKEETTPLRISPLRASLQDDVGMRRAPSATEITNLERPSTPPPLPKRPLSIDTYDVFKFEEFEDKDTPLMPKSEHQPKVKKPKAASASKSVKGPCVDKNATRLMRGMPSARRKGLLDCLNSQHNVAQGPRRGSRSDPLGKKKRKLDTTSVAVLQY; encoded by the exons AGCTATCCAAATTCTTGGGATAGCGTTTGTGCTCCTGCAGCAACCGAACCTTGTCAAACT AGCGGCTTGGATTCAGTGGATGATGAATACATGCCAAGTGCACCTTCTTTTCCTGATAGCCAGCAGCTCAATTCTGAG AGCATTTCTGCTATAGTAGATGAATCAAAAAAGTTGTGTTCACCACCTTCACCTACGGGTAATGAATGTGATGTGGAACAACTTCAGCTGGAATCTGAGGAATTATTG GATGACTCAGGTTTGCTagatggggaaacaaagcagCAGTCAGAACCCCTTACCACAGATGAACCCAGTTCTGTT GATGAAATCAAAAAATGGGGGGTGGAAACTAAGCAGCATTCACCACCCGTTCATAACACTAAGCATTGGAGCTCAAAT CGTGCTCTTGAACCTTCTGACAATGAAAATAAGCCGCTCTCCTTATTTTATTCTCGCTTCAGACAACCCCAGACAGTG GGAGCTGGTCTACGGAATATGGGGAACACATGCTTCTTAAATGCAACTCTTCAGTGCATCACTCATACTGTCCCACTTTTTAAGAAGATCCGCTGCACTGATCACTCTACTCCATGTTCAT ATGACAAAGATGGGTTCTGTTCCTTTTGCGCTCTTAAAGAACACATTGAAGAATCAATTCGAAGGTCTGGATCTGTTTTAGTGCCAGCAAGGTTCAAAGATAATTTAAGAA AATTATCGTCAGATTTTATACCAGGACAGCAAGAGGATGCACATGAGTTCCTTCGTTGCTTGCTGGATAACTTGCACAAATGCACCCTTGATCCCAAGTCAAAGGGGAAGCCCTCATCTTTTGATGAGGAAAGTATTGTCAAACAGGTGTTTGGTGGTCGGCTTAAAAGCCAG TTGTCATGCCGTGATTGTGGTCACTGTTCGGAGACATTTGAGCCCTTCCTGGATCTCAGCTTGGAGATTGATCAGGTTGATGACCTCGTTGCTGCTTTGGAATCTTTTACCAAGGTGGAGCAAGTTGGTGATGATGAGAACAAGCTCACCTGTGAAAGTTGTAAAGTTCAAGCTTGTAAGGATAaacggcttgtgcttgataaagcACCTGATGTCATCGCATTTCAACTCAAGCGCTTCACCACCCTTGACAATTCCATTGAAAAGATTGACAAACATGTGGCATACCCATCAGAACTTGATTTGACGCCATTCCACAATAATCCAGATAAGGAG GAACTAAAGTATGATCTTTATGGCGTTGTTGAGCATTCTGGCTTACCTAACTATGGCCATTATGTGTGCACTATTCGTTCTTCACCAAACACCTGGCACTTGATGAATGACTCCAAT GTTGATTCTATTACTGAGACATGTGCACTAAACCAGGAAGCATATATACTGTTCTATGTTAGGCAGGGCATGTTTCCATGGTTCTCAAGTTTGCTAGAGGAGGCCAGGAGTGGTGCATCTCCTGTGTCAGTTCTGGATAATATAGATGCAGACTGTTTAACATCCAGTAATAGGAGTCGTGATGATAAGTTTGACATCGGTGAAACAAGTGAAAGCAAAACATCTCTCCTTGCCAAGGAACCAACTAAGAGATCTTCAGTTGATGCTTCCAACAGCACAAGCAAAAAAGAAGAAACCACTCCACTTAGAATCAGTCCACTCAGAGCATCTCTCCAAGATGATGTGGGGATGAGGCGTGCCCCTAGTGCTACAGAAATCACCAATCTGGAGAGaccatcaactccacctccaCTTCCCAAGAGACCGCTCTCTATTGATACCTATGATGTGTttaagtttgaggaatttg AGGACAAGGACACTCCTTTGATGCCAAAGTCTGAGCATCAACCGAAGGTGAAGAAACCAAAGGCTGCTTCTGCATCTAAATCTGTTAAGGGCCCTTGTGTCGACAAAAATGCAACACGGTTGATGAGGGGCATGCCATCCGCACGAAGAAAAGGCTTGCTGGACTGCTTGAACTCACAGCACAATGTTGCGCAGGGGCCCCGCAGGGGCTCTCGAAGTGACCCTCTAGGCAAAAAGAAGAGGAAGCTGGACACCACCTCGGTGGCAGTTCTTCAGTACTAA
- the LOC123403787 gene encoding ubiquitin carboxyl-terminal hydrolase 21-like isoform X2, whose translation MADDGAAASLSQPSPAQCDISQENGDEKSKQCQPFFSMCEPLQAVSGLDSVDDEYMPSAPSFPDSQQLNSESISAIVDESKKLCSPPSPTGNECDVEQLQLESEELLDDSGLLDGETKQQSEPLTTDEPSSVDEIKKWGVETKQHSPPVHNTKHWSSNRALEPSDNENKPLSLFYSRFRQPQTVGAGLRNMGNTCFLNATLQCITHTVPLFKKIRCTDHSTPCSYDKDGFCSFCALKEHIEESIRRSGSVLVPARFKDNLRKLSSDFIPGQQEDAHEFLRCLLDNLHKCTLDPKSKGKPSSFDEESIVKQVFGGRLKSQLSCRDCGHCSETFEPFLDLSLEIDQVDDLVAALESFTKVEQVGDDENKLTCESCKVQACKDKRLVLDKAPDVIAFQLKRFTTLDNSIEKIDKHVAYPSELDLTPFHNNPDKEELKYDLYGVVEHSGLPNYGHYVCTIRSSPNTWHLMNDSNVDSITETCALNQEAYILFYVRQGMFPWFSSLLEEARSGASPVSVLDNIDADCLTSSNRSRDDKFDIGETSESKTSLLAKEPTKRSSVDASNSTSKKEETTPLRISPLRASLQDDVGMRRAPSATEITNLERPSTPPPLPKRPLSIDTYDVFKFEEFEDKDTPLMPKSEHQPKVKKPKAASASKSVKGPCVDKNATRLMRGMPSARRKGLLDCLNSQHNVAQGPRRGSRSDPLGKKKRKLDTTSVAVLQY comes from the exons AGCGGCTTGGATTCAGTGGATGATGAATACATGCCAAGTGCACCTTCTTTTCCTGATAGCCAGCAGCTCAATTCTGAG AGCATTTCTGCTATAGTAGATGAATCAAAAAAGTTGTGTTCACCACCTTCACCTACGGGTAATGAATGTGATGTGGAACAACTTCAGCTGGAATCTGAGGAATTATTG GATGACTCAGGTTTGCTagatggggaaacaaagcagCAGTCAGAACCCCTTACCACAGATGAACCCAGTTCTGTT GATGAAATCAAAAAATGGGGGGTGGAAACTAAGCAGCATTCACCACCCGTTCATAACACTAAGCATTGGAGCTCAAAT CGTGCTCTTGAACCTTCTGACAATGAAAATAAGCCGCTCTCCTTATTTTATTCTCGCTTCAGACAACCCCAGACAGTG GGAGCTGGTCTACGGAATATGGGGAACACATGCTTCTTAAATGCAACTCTTCAGTGCATCACTCATACTGTCCCACTTTTTAAGAAGATCCGCTGCACTGATCACTCTACTCCATGTTCAT ATGACAAAGATGGGTTCTGTTCCTTTTGCGCTCTTAAAGAACACATTGAAGAATCAATTCGAAGGTCTGGATCTGTTTTAGTGCCAGCAAGGTTCAAAGATAATTTAAGAA AATTATCGTCAGATTTTATACCAGGACAGCAAGAGGATGCACATGAGTTCCTTCGTTGCTTGCTGGATAACTTGCACAAATGCACCCTTGATCCCAAGTCAAAGGGGAAGCCCTCATCTTTTGATGAGGAAAGTATTGTCAAACAGGTGTTTGGTGGTCGGCTTAAAAGCCAG TTGTCATGCCGTGATTGTGGTCACTGTTCGGAGACATTTGAGCCCTTCCTGGATCTCAGCTTGGAGATTGATCAGGTTGATGACCTCGTTGCTGCTTTGGAATCTTTTACCAAGGTGGAGCAAGTTGGTGATGATGAGAACAAGCTCACCTGTGAAAGTTGTAAAGTTCAAGCTTGTAAGGATAaacggcttgtgcttgataaagcACCTGATGTCATCGCATTTCAACTCAAGCGCTTCACCACCCTTGACAATTCCATTGAAAAGATTGACAAACATGTGGCATACCCATCAGAACTTGATTTGACGCCATTCCACAATAATCCAGATAAGGAG GAACTAAAGTATGATCTTTATGGCGTTGTTGAGCATTCTGGCTTACCTAACTATGGCCATTATGTGTGCACTATTCGTTCTTCACCAAACACCTGGCACTTGATGAATGACTCCAAT GTTGATTCTATTACTGAGACATGTGCACTAAACCAGGAAGCATATATACTGTTCTATGTTAGGCAGGGCATGTTTCCATGGTTCTCAAGTTTGCTAGAGGAGGCCAGGAGTGGTGCATCTCCTGTGTCAGTTCTGGATAATATAGATGCAGACTGTTTAACATCCAGTAATAGGAGTCGTGATGATAAGTTTGACATCGGTGAAACAAGTGAAAGCAAAACATCTCTCCTTGCCAAGGAACCAACTAAGAGATCTTCAGTTGATGCTTCCAACAGCACAAGCAAAAAAGAAGAAACCACTCCACTTAGAATCAGTCCACTCAGAGCATCTCTCCAAGATGATGTGGGGATGAGGCGTGCCCCTAGTGCTACAGAAATCACCAATCTGGAGAGaccatcaactccacctccaCTTCCCAAGAGACCGCTCTCTATTGATACCTATGATGTGTttaagtttgaggaatttg AGGACAAGGACACTCCTTTGATGCCAAAGTCTGAGCATCAACCGAAGGTGAAGAAACCAAAGGCTGCTTCTGCATCTAAATCTGTTAAGGGCCCTTGTGTCGACAAAAATGCAACACGGTTGATGAGGGGCATGCCATCCGCACGAAGAAAAGGCTTGCTGGACTGCTTGAACTCACAGCACAATGTTGCGCAGGGGCCCCGCAGGGGCTCTCGAAGTGACCCTCTAGGCAAAAAGAAGAGGAAGCTGGACACCACCTCGGTGGCAGTTCTTCAGTACTAA